From Bosea sp. NBC_00550, the proteins below share one genomic window:
- a CDS encoding aminotransferase class I/II-fold pyridoxal phosphate-dependent enzyme → MKIEEFSLERIQSLYENTVEFNLSDSGVHPYSLNELLSAEQRATLMDVELGYGWTNGAVELREDIAKLYRNRSSDEVIVTNGSAEANFLMVMSLIEPGDEIIVFAPNYLQIWGWARAIGATVKEVKLREELGWTPDLDEVRKAITPRTKLMTICNPNNPTGSLLSRETMDALVEIARAQGCYLHADEVYKGAELEVDEPPSFADLYEKAIITSGLSKAMALPGLRIGWLVGPAADIYTAWQNKDYTSITTSALSEQIARIVVQPAKRAEILQRSKTILRENLALLTSWVKANEEFFSFVPPKAGGMAFIKYSHSMNSTELVHRLREERGIMLLPGDVYGLDGYIRIGIGAPGEHLSAGLERLSDYLKSQPR, encoded by the coding sequence ATGAAGATCGAAGAATTCAGCCTGGAGCGTATCCAGTCGCTCTACGAGAACACCGTGGAGTTCAACCTCTCGGATAGCGGCGTCCATCCCTATTCGCTCAACGAATTGCTCAGCGCCGAGCAGCGCGCGACGCTCATGGATGTCGAGCTCGGCTATGGCTGGACGAACGGCGCGGTCGAATTGCGCGAGGACATCGCCAAGCTCTACCGCAACCGCAGCTCCGACGAGGTGATCGTCACCAACGGTTCGGCCGAAGCCAATTTCCTGATGGTGATGTCGCTGATCGAGCCCGGCGACGAGATCATCGTCTTCGCGCCGAACTACCTGCAGATCTGGGGTTGGGCGCGTGCGATCGGCGCCACCGTGAAGGAAGTGAAGCTGCGCGAAGAGCTGGGCTGGACGCCCGATCTGGACGAGGTTCGAAAGGCGATCACGCCGCGCACCAAGCTGATGACGATCTGCAATCCCAACAATCCGACCGGCAGCCTGCTCTCGCGCGAGACGATGGACGCGCTCGTCGAGATCGCCCGGGCGCAGGGCTGCTACCTGCATGCCGACGAGGTCTACAAGGGCGCCGAGCTCGAGGTCGATGAGCCCCCGAGCTTCGCCGATCTCTACGAGAAGGCGATCATCACCAGCGGGCTCTCCAAGGCCATGGCGCTGCCGGGCCTGCGCATCGGCTGGCTGGTCGGGCCTGCCGCGGATATCTACACGGCCTGGCAGAACAAGGACTACACCTCGATCACGACCAGCGCGCTGAGCGAGCAGATCGCGCGTATCGTCGTCCAGCCGGCCAAGCGGGCCGAGATCCTGCAGCGGAGCAAGACCATCCTCCGGGAAAACCTCGCATTGCTCACGAGCTGGGTGAAGGCGAACGAGGAGTTCTTCTCCTTCGTGCCGCCCAAGGCGGGCGGCATGGCCTTCATCAAGTACAGCCACTCGATGAACTCGACGGAGCTGGTGCATCGACTGCGCGAGGAGCGCGGCATCATGCTGCTGCCGGGCGACGTCTACGGCCTCGACGGCTATATCCGCATCGGGATCGGCGCGCCGGGCGAGCATCTCTCGGCCGGGCTCGAGCGGCTCAGCGACTATCTCAAATCGCAGCCGCGCTGA
- a CDS encoding helix-turn-helix transcriptional regulator yields the protein MTPELAPYVPICDAVALLFRPHAEVVLHDLASQSVVHIAGNFSQRVLGEPSLLDEIGFDPDETTIGPYEKVNWDGRRLKSISVVLSAGGKAAGVLCINVDVSHFHALMQTLSAFATVPAGTEKPQALFKEDWHERINEFVQQWTQARGLAVTNLSRAEKRELVADLAANGAFGGRNAAAYISRILGLARATVYNYLNQANGSPDA from the coding sequence ATGACGCCGGAACTCGCTCCCTACGTGCCGATCTGCGATGCGGTCGCGCTGCTGTTCCGGCCGCATGCGGAGGTTGTGCTGCACGATCTGGCATCGCAGAGCGTCGTCCATATCGCCGGGAACTTTTCGCAGCGCGTGCTGGGCGAGCCCTCGCTGCTCGACGAGATCGGCTTCGATCCCGACGAGACGACGATCGGCCCCTATGAGAAGGTGAACTGGGACGGGCGGCGGCTGAAATCGATCAGCGTCGTGCTCTCGGCCGGGGGCAAGGCTGCCGGCGTGCTCTGCATCAATGTCGACGTCTCGCATTTCCATGCGCTGATGCAGACACTCTCCGCCTTCGCGACCGTGCCGGCCGGCACCGAGAAGCCGCAGGCGCTGTTCAAGGAAGACTGGCACGAGCGCATCAACGAGTTCGTGCAGCAATGGACGCAGGCGCGGGGCTTGGCCGTGACTAATCTCAGCCGTGCCGAGAAGCGCGAGCTGGTCGCCGATCTCGCAGCCAACGGCGCCTTCGGCGGTCGCAATGCCGCCGCCTATATCTCGCGCATCCTCGGGCTCGCGCGCGCCACCGTCTACAACTACCTCAACCAGGCCAACGGATCGCCGGATGCTTGA
- a CDS encoding Zn-dependent hydrolase yields the protein MPLPASARVDIERFWTTIERSGEIGVGRPGGLSRLALGDADKEIRDLFVAWCREAGLTVRIDAIGNIFARRAGQDDTLPPVMMGSHLDTQVNGGRFDGIAGVLGGLEVIRTLDAIGHRTRRPLELVNWTNEEGGRFSPPMVGSGVFTGVYTLDWAQERRDDDGKSMGEELQRVSYAGEAQAAPPPLDAYFEFHIEQGPILDREGFQVGVVTGGYASTGTIVEFRGETAHTGPWPMEKRRNALAAGARLLTAVDDLGWEFAGSGGKATAARLVAWPNKPGIISDWAQVTCDVRHADPEAAAVMAERMLRAAHEAAARASCGIEILDTWRWGGKVFAEEMIGLVRETSLALGYRTRDILSQAGHDAYFLARDTPSAMIFAPCKNGITHNNNELSTREDLEPGLNVLLRAVVARADR from the coding sequence ATGCCCCTTCCCGCCTCTGCACGCGTCGATATCGAGCGCTTCTGGACGACGATCGAACGCTCGGGCGAGATCGGCGTCGGACGTCCCGGCGGTCTCTCGCGCCTCGCGCTCGGCGATGCCGACAAGGAGATACGCGATCTGTTCGTCGCCTGGTGCCGGGAGGCCGGCCTGACCGTCCGGATCGACGCGATCGGCAACATCTTCGCCCGCCGCGCCGGCCAGGACGACACGCTGCCGCCGGTGATGATGGGCAGCCATCTCGACACGCAGGTGAATGGCGGCCGCTTCGACGGCATCGCCGGTGTCCTTGGTGGGCTCGAAGTCATCCGCACGCTGGATGCCATCGGCCACCGCACGCGCCGCCCGCTAGAACTGGTCAACTGGACCAATGAGGAAGGCGGCCGGTTCTCGCCGCCGATGGTCGGCTCCGGCGTCTTCACCGGCGTCTACACGCTCGACTGGGCGCAGGAGCGCCGCGACGATGACGGCAAGTCGATGGGCGAGGAGCTTCAGCGCGTAAGCTATGCCGGCGAGGCTCAGGCCGCCCCGCCGCCGCTCGACGCCTATTTCGAGTTTCATATCGAGCAGGGCCCGATCCTCGACCGCGAGGGCTTCCAGGTCGGCGTCGTCACCGGCGGCTACGCCAGCACCGGGACGATCGTCGAGTTCCGCGGTGAGACGGCCCATACCGGCCCTTGGCCGATGGAAAAGCGCCGCAACGCCCTGGCCGCGGGCGCGCGGCTGCTGACCGCCGTCGACGATCTCGGCTGGGAGTTCGCCGGCAGCGGCGGCAAGGCGACGGCAGCGCGCCTCGTCGCCTGGCCGAACAAGCCGGGCATCATATCGGACTGGGCGCAGGTGACCTGCGATGTCCGCCATGCCGACCCGGAGGCCGCTGCCGTCATGGCCGAGCGCATGCTGCGCGCCGCCCATGAGGCCGCCGCCCGCGCCTCCTGCGGCATCGAGATTCTCGACACCTGGCGCTGGGGCGGCAAGGTCTTCGCCGAGGAGATGATCGGCCTCGTCCGCGAGACATCGCTCGCTCTCGGCTACCGCACGCGCGACATCCTCAGCCAGGCCGGGCACGACGCCTATTTCCTTGCCCGGGATACGCCGAGCGCGATGATCTTCGCGCCCTGCAAGAACGGCATCACCCACAACAACAACGAACTCAGCACCCGCGAGGATCTGGAACCCGGCCTCAACGTGCTGCTGCGGGCCGTGGTGGCGCGAGCCGATCGCTGA
- a CDS encoding aminotransferase class I/II-fold pyridoxal phosphate-dependent enzyme — protein sequence MKFDIFQMERNQTLFENDVEINLTESGVHPWAIEDILGEEAARDLLRQPLGYGWTDGRPDLRANIASWYPGATAANVLVTNGSSEATMIALMALFEPGDALVVALPNFMQIDGLGRALGFDIRRLELSGESDWQIDPARLVDVAAGAKAIAVTNPANPTGSVLSAASRAALVEAAKRNDAWLIVDEIYRGGEIEGAETETLWGSYPKVVITSSLSKSFACPGLRLGWIVASPDVVAAAAERQDYTTIGSGILSQILAAEVMRPETRGRLLSRGRDLLRTNADLVGQWMARHNDWSWRRPEAGGMAFLRYPLEMSSEDFSQKLREEESVFVVAGSWFGIESHIRIGIGVPTETLQKGLVRLDRFLARHKG from the coding sequence GTGAAGTTCGACATTTTCCAGATGGAGCGGAACCAGACGCTCTTCGAGAACGACGTCGAGATCAACCTGACCGAAAGCGGCGTCCACCCCTGGGCGATCGAGGATATCCTTGGCGAAGAGGCCGCGCGCGACCTGCTCAGGCAGCCGCTCGGCTATGGCTGGACCGACGGCCGGCCGGACCTGCGCGCCAACATCGCCTCCTGGTATCCGGGCGCCACCGCCGCCAACGTGCTGGTGACGAATGGCTCGTCGGAGGCGACGATGATCGCCCTGATGGCGCTGTTCGAGCCCGGCGACGCGTTGGTCGTCGCCCTTCCGAACTTCATGCAGATCGACGGCCTCGGCCGCGCGCTCGGCTTCGATATCCGCCGGCTGGAATTGTCCGGCGAGAGCGATTGGCAGATCGACCCCGCGCGCCTCGTCGATGTCGCGGCCGGTGCCAAGGCCATCGCCGTCACCAACCCCGCCAATCCGACCGGCAGCGTCCTTTCCGCCGCAAGCCGCGCGGCCCTCGTCGAAGCCGCGAAGCGCAACGACGCCTGGCTGATCGTCGACGAGATCTATCGCGGAGGGGAAATCGAAGGCGCGGAGACCGAAACGCTCTGGGGCAGCTACCCCAAGGTCGTCATCACCAGCAGCCTGTCGAAATCCTTCGCCTGCCCCGGCCTTCGGCTCGGCTGGATCGTCGCATCGCCGGACGTCGTCGCGGCAGCCGCCGAGCGGCAGGACTACACCACCATCGGCAGCGGCATCCTCAGCCAGATCCTCGCGGCGGAGGTGATGCGCCCGGAAACGCGCGGGCGCCTGCTCTCGCGCGGCCGCGATCTGCTGCGCACCAACGCCGATCTCGTCGGCCAGTGGATGGCGCGGCACAACGACTGGTCCTGGCGTCGCCCGGAAGCCGGCGGCATGGCCTTCCTGCGCTATCCGCTGGAAATGTCGTCCGAGGACTTCTCGCAGAAGCTGCGCGAGGAGGAGAGCGTCTTCGTCGTCGCCGGAAGCTGGTTCGGCATCGAGAGCCACATCCGCATCGGGATCGGCGTACCGACCGAAACGCTGCAGAAGGGTCTGGTGCGGCTGGATCGTTTTCTGGCCCGGCACAAAGGCTGA
- a CDS encoding ornithine cyclodeaminase family protein — MLDLTRAEIEAAVDLDRAFAALEDGFRAAAAGRVQMPPVGYLGFPAHNGDCHIKFGHIADDPIFVVKIATGFYENPAKGLPTTSGMMIALSAETGAVVAILRDEGWLTDLRTGLAGAIATRAGMRRDARMIGVVGAGTQARFQIRAAAHLLREREPRFAAWARSPERLEALRRDLAKGGIAVEPVDDLEALCAQSDALITTTPAAGPVIRDEWIGPGVHITALGADAPGKQELETALVARADIRIADSLEQSLDHGEFAPAAAGGLIGRSDCVELGAVLAGQAPARRSDRDITIADLTGLAVQDIAIARVVLDGITR, encoded by the coding sequence ATGCTTGATCTGACGCGGGCCGAGATCGAGGCCGCCGTCGATCTCGACCGGGCCTTCGCCGCGCTGGAGGACGGGTTCAGGGCGGCTGCGGCGGGGCGCGTGCAGATGCCGCCGGTCGGCTATCTCGGCTTTCCCGCACATAACGGCGACTGCCATATCAAGTTCGGCCATATCGCTGATGATCCGATCTTCGTGGTCAAGATCGCGACCGGCTTCTACGAAAATCCAGCCAAGGGCCTGCCGACCACGAGCGGCATGATGATCGCGCTCTCGGCCGAGACCGGCGCGGTCGTCGCCATCCTGCGCGACGAGGGCTGGCTGACCGATCTGAGGACGGGGCTGGCAGGCGCCATTGCGACCCGTGCCGGGATGCGGCGGGACGCACGGATGATCGGCGTTGTGGGCGCGGGCACGCAGGCGCGCTTCCAGATTCGCGCCGCCGCGCATCTGCTGCGGGAGCGCGAGCCGCGCTTCGCCGCCTGGGCGCGCTCGCCCGAGCGGCTCGAGGCATTGCGGCGCGATCTGGCAAAGGGTGGCATCGCCGTCGAGCCGGTGGACGATCTGGAGGCGTTGTGCGCGCAATCCGATGCGCTGATCACCACGACGCCGGCTGCGGGACCGGTTATCCGCGATGAGTGGATCGGGCCGGGGGTTCATATTACCGCGCTCGGGGCCGATGCGCCGGGCAAGCAGGAGCTGGAGACGGCGCTGGTCGCGCGCGCCGATATCCGGATCGCAGATTCGCTGGAACAGAGCCTCGACCATGGCGAGTTCGCTCCGGCTGCGGCCGGCGGGCTGATCGGCCGAAGCGATTGCGTCGAGCTTGGGGCCGTGCTGGCTGGACAAGCGCCCGCTCGCCGTTCCGATCGCGACATCACCATCGCCGACCTGACCGGGCTCGCGGTCCAGGACATCGCGATCGCGCGTGTGGTGCTGGACGGGATCACGCGCTGA